From the Ovis aries strain OAR_USU_Benz2616 breed Rambouillet chromosome 10, ARS-UI_Ramb_v3.0, whole genome shotgun sequence genome, the window agctttcttcacagtccaacgctcacatccatccatgaccactggaaaaaccatagccttgactagatggacctttgttgacaaagtaatgtctctgctttttaatatgctgtcctttttatataaaaacatttcttaattgtgtaaaagatttaaaaattccaatagaacatgagccaaaaaaaaaaaaaccacacacatacacaaatacaaagACTGTCtccactcattataagagaagtATATATGAAAACTACACTGACATACCATTTCTCATTAATTACATAAGGGAAACAGTTGAGGTAAACTGGCACTTTTATATTttgctagtgggaatgcaaaatgatacaacCTCTGTGGAAGAGAATTTGGAAATATGTAGTACatatgctgggagaaatatcaataacctcaaatatgcagatgataccacccttatggcagaaagtgaagaagaactaaagagccttttgatgaaagtgaaagaggagagcgaaaaagttggcttaaagctcaacattcagaaaacgaagatcatggcatccggtcccatcacttcatgggaaatagatggggaaacagtggaaacagtgtcagactttatttttggggggctccaaaatcactgcagatggtgattgcagccatgaaattaaaagacacttactccttggaagaaaagtcatgaccaacctagagagcatattgaaaagcagagacattactttgccaacaaacgtccatctagtcaaggctatggttttccagtagtcatgtatggatgtaagagttggactgtgaagaaagctgagcgcccaagaattgatgattttgaactgtggtgttggagaagactcttgagagtcccttggactacaaggagatccaactagtccattctaaaggagataagtcctgggtgttctttggaaggaatgatgctgaagctgaagctccagtactttggccacctcatgtgaagagttgactcattggaaaagaccctgatgctgggagggattgggggcaggaggagaaggggaggacaggggatgagttgactggatggcatcaccgactcgatggatgtgagtttcagtgaactccaggagatggtgatggacagggaggcttggcatgatggacagggaggcttacgattcatggggtcacaaagagttggacacgactgagagactgaactgaactgagtacatatGGATTTACCCTTTGACCTAGAAATCCCCCTTTGAAGAATTTACAGGTATGCCTCCTAgtatataaaaacagaaagttaCTTACTGTAGCATTATTTATGATTGGAAAATATTGGGTGCTATCTGACATCCAAAATACTGGTTCCTActgaaacatttattaagtgcatAAACTATGGTACATCTACACCATGGAGTACTATGCATCTGTAAAATACAATGACgatctctctcagttcagttcagtcgctcaatcgtgtctcactctttgcgaccccatgaatcacagcacaccaggcctccctgtccatcaccaactcccagagttcacgcaaactcacatccttcgagtcagtgatgccatccagccatctcatcctctgccgtccccttctcctcctgccctcagttcctcccagcatcagagtcttttccaatgagtcaactcttcgcatgaggtggccaaagtactggagtttcagctttagcatcattccttccaaaagaaatcccagggctgatttcctttagaatggaatgtttggatctctttgcaatccaagggactctcaagagtcttctccaacaccacagttcaaaagcatcaattcttcggcactcagctttcttcacagtccaactcttacatccatacatgactactggaaaaccatagccttgactagacggacctttgttggcaaagtaatgtctctgcttttcaatatgctctctaggttggtcataacttttcttccaaggagtaagtgtcttttaatttcatggctgcaatcaccatctgcagtgattttggagcccaaaagatcTCTCTAAGTTGATGTAAAAATGATCTCCAGAAGATAttgttaactgaaaaaaaaaattgaaaactgcaTATATGGTATGTTCACTTTGgcataagaaaagagaaataagaaaatatacatatgtctgcTTATTTTTTGCAAAAAGAGACATAAGAAGGATACATCAGATAACaagaaaattgtatatatataaaaggttGTAGGAAAATGGGtttaagagagaggaagagagtgaTATTTCTCTGAATATACACTCTTGGATGGTTTACACTTTGGGAAACATATTATTCtacatatttcaaaagcaaaatgaattcatcagtaatggaagaaaaaacaaaccaaaactggaaatagaaaaataataaactcagATATATTTCAAATAACTAACATAAACCCATGGAAATGTAATAGGGTAGTGCAAGAGAAGTGATTCAAGTTATTTTTGTACCTAGTATTTTGAGTTTCAACCCTCAATCTATAGAAGAAAAACTACAACCAAGGCTTAAACCCTTTTTAGTAGGTTTGCTTAGGTAAATATGTGAATGTAGCAATTCTGGTGTGTAATGCAGGATTTTATGTGTAATGCAGGATTAGGAAATAAATGTGCTATGCGGAAACAAGGTTCTCATGGTTGAAGAAGGCAGACACATATATGAAACGGGAATGGCAACAAAGAACACTGTAAAGCTactatacatagaatggataacaacaaggtcctactgtatagcacaggaaattatattcaatatcctgtgataaaccataatggaaaggaatataaaaaatgtattatatataaaactgaatctctttgccatatagcagaaattaacacaacactgtaaatcagttataccttaataaaaaaattttaagagaacaTTGTGGAATTATATTGGAATTTAAAGTATcgatatttatgttttcttaaataaaaaaaaaagaaaatctgttgcCCTCTCCCCACCTTCTGTCTACTGAGATTACCTGAAAGCAGTAATACTCTAGTATCAATAAGCACTCTTAGGGCCAAGGTCTTATCttctaaataccattctccaaGGCGGCGGTGCAGGGAAGAAACCAAGACTTGGAGAAATTTTTGATTCCAGATCATGAGTAATGAATaaagcctggaaaatcctgtgccACAAGATAAGGAAGTACTCAATGTGCAGGTCAAAAGGAGCCAACCCAAAGCTGGGCAAACCTCAGAtaatttgagcatcaaaataaataaggatggggacttccctggtggtccagtggttaagaatccacttttcaAGGCAGGGGAcgatggttcaatccctggtcaggaaactaagatccacatCCCAGAACTGAGTCCTAGCAACACAGTGAAGATCCATtgtgacaaaataaataaataaaataattaattaaataaggAAAGGACAGAAGAGACAAATCTCCTATGCAGAAGAATTCACAGTAAATTACTTAATACTCTAATGAAGGGAGAGGACTCCAGAAATGTGTGCTGTGCACAAtgacttccttccaaggaattgGCAGGGCAAGCAGGGGAAACAGAGTAACTACAGTGAAGAAACCTGACCAACACAGCTCTGGTGATGAACATATACAATCACAAATTATGTTGGTAGTATGTACACCTGTTATAATGTTATGAAAATGACACTTTACCTCTGTGGTCTCCCTCTCAAAAACCCATAAATCtggtctaatcatgagaaaagcaTCATATAAATTCCAATAGAAGAGCATCCTACAAGGttcctgactgctgctgctactgctgctaagtcgcttcagtcgtgtccgactctgtgtgaccccacagacggaagcccaccaggctcccccgtccctgggattctccaggcaagaacactggagtgggttgccaaagaGTAACTTTACAGTGAAGAAACCTGACCAACACTACTCTGGCGATCAAATATACAATCACAAACTATGTTGGTAGTATGTACACCTGTTATAATGTTATGAAAATGACACTGTGGTCTCCCTCTCAAAAACCCATAATCCcggtctaatcatgagaaaagcaTCATATAAATTCCAATAGAAGAGCATCCTACAAGGTTcttataaaaattcttaaaattgcCAAAGTCATCAAAACCGGGTGGAGTCTGAGAAACCATCACAGTCAGGAGGAGACTAAGGAGAAATGACAACTCCATGCAATGTTGCATCCTGGATGGAACCCTGGGACACAAAGGACATTAGTGGAAAACTAAGGAAAAATGATGGTCTGTCCTTAACATTAGTGTATCAAAATTGGTTCAATTGTAATGATGTACTATAATACtggaatactatatatatatatatatatatatatatatatatataaaatactataatCCTGTAAGAGATTAGTAACAGGGGAAACTATATGTGAGGTGAATGGGATGCATGGAAACTCTGTGCTATCTACTCCATTTTTCGCTGAGCCTAAAACTATCCTAAAAATGGACTACTATaaactaataaacaaataagcacaGCAATAGACTCTAACTTCTTGAACAAAAAGGAACACGTAAATTCATACTGATAGAAAGTAAGGGGGCTTTTCCTTTTAGTAGCATCAAAACTTTCTTTatagtagatcaaaccagtcaatcttatggaaaatcaaccttgactacttgttggaaggactgatgctgaagctgaaactccagtattttggtcatctgacgtaaacagctgattcattggaaaagtccctgaagcTGGCAAAGATcgcaggcagaaggagaagagagccttcagaggatgagatggctggatgtcaacACCcttgcaatggacatgaacttggacaaacttcaggaaacggtgagggacagggatgcctggaatgtggcagtccttgggatcgctaagagttggacatgactgggcgactgaacagcaacaagcatCAAAACTAATAAATGTGGTGGACTTGAAGGAGGTAAGGGGGAAATAAGCACAACAACTAACATTGTAAAGAGCAGTTGCAGTAGAATCATAAATGAAGGCAAAATTTTTAAGGCAGAGTTTGATTAGGAGTGAGACATTTTCTTGGTCTCAAAGTACTTTTTCACAGATTGCTTAAGGGATGAAAGCAGAGGAAAACAAAGTGAAGAAACTACACCACCTTGATCCGTTGATAAAAATTAATACCACCTTATAATGGATAGACAGACATTCTGTGCCTCCTGATGTACCATCCTGAGGAAGAGCACAACTGCATCCGTGTGGTTGTTTCCACCAAGGATGCATAATTTGAATCTAATCAGGAGGAAACATCATAAAGGTCGACGAGAGAATTTCTATTTGAGGATGAGTCTGTCGCTCTAAGGGGATGGATTGCTCTTGGTGAGCCCTCTTGGTCATAAGGCTGTTAAACAATCCAATGCAAACATTAGAGACTGTGATTTTAACtactttatttataaattaaaacgCTATGGCAACGGGTTTACTCACATATTTAAATACGTGTGAAGAGATTAGCAGTTTCCCTGCAGGTGAAAGAGTGGGTCTAGAGAGAGTGAGGAGACGGTGGGAAGAGAAAAGAGGCCTTGAGCAGAGGACTGCCAGTTGTTCGGTTTGTGGTTATTTCTAATTTAACAAACACTTATATAACACTTACTTTTACCAAGCCCTGTTCTAAGCGCTTTCCACAAGTTGACAGTTTTAACGAGAAGGCTCAGAAAATGGTCTTTAGTTCGCAAAACAAAATACAGCTATgacattttaagttattttatcaCAAGTACTTTTATCTGTTATCAAGCCTCTGCTGCAGTGATTCTCTTCTTGGACAGAAAAACATGAACCTAGTCATGTAGAAACGTTAGTAAGCCTAGTTGGCGAGGTGAAATGTTAAGACCCCTCTGAAAAGTTTTTGAGTATCCCTAAAAGCCTTAAACCATGTACTCAGAACAGCTTATGTATCTGTTTTGGGTGTCAGGCACTCACAGTGTCTTTTCATTTAGGGGTGAACACCAGACCAGGTCGATGCCTGTTTTAGCCGAAGTTGGCATTTCTAAACAACGTCCCGCCTCCAATCTAAGAACTACTTCCGGCCTTCGCTTGTTTTCCTCAGCGCGTATGTGAAGCAATGCATTCTGGGAGACGTTGAGATTTCCAGGCTGGGTGTGAATTCCGGACTTCGTTTCCCACAATTCCTTGGCGCGAATTCGTAATTCCTGCCGGGGTAACTGTGAGGTGGTCGCCATCTTGCGTACGGAGTGGCGGCTTGTTTCTCGGCTTGTGAGGGCCGGGCTTTCAGTCCCACCCGCTATCTGTTTGGGGAAGGTCTCCGCGCTTCTTTCACCTACTGTTTTGAGGTCAATGCAGAACTGTGGTAAAGGGTGAGTAAACAGATCATTTTAAGCGAGGTGAGGTTGTGGTCGGTGGTGGGGGCaggtttcagtttctttcttcttccctcagtAGCTTGGCTTCTCGCCGGCGCTTGACTGAACCCTTTAGGTTAGCCGTAACCAGAAGCCGGGAGTGAACCTTTCGGTCTCGGAGCTCTTTGAAATTCCTAGACAGAACCTGAACGTGTCTCCTTTGGGACAGAGAAATTGGGGGAAGCGCTTTTGCCCGGGCTACCCTGTTTGGAGGTCAGGAGGCCTTAGGGTTCAGGTTGTATATAggcctctctcctttctcttccctgggACTTTTCTGCTCTTTATAATGAGGAAGTGAGAGGCTGAGAAGCGGCCTAGGAGGGGCCTGTTTCTGGGAGGTTGGCGTTCTCTTCAGGAGTATTTTCTTCCAGTCCCCTTGGGGCCGTCCTGTCTCACTCGTGGTTTTGCCCTTTCCTTTTGCTCTCGTATTAGAGAAAGGAAGACCAGAGAGCGGGCGGAATGAAGTATTGACCAAAACAGGCTTTTGAATTGTATTGTTGAGGGTCCCCAAAAATTTTCAAGGGAAGCAGAGTTTATTTATCTACGAGATGGACGAACCATCTGGAAAAGATGAGGGCTTTGATTTGGGGAGTTGCCAGATTCTAAACATCACATATTTCTGTCATTCTCAGGACAACTTaagttactgtttttttttttctttaaaattaatgtaataCACACAGTTTGTGACACTTTTACTCTCCTCGCAAGAATAGGGCCTATAAAGACTGACATTTCAGTTAATCTGATGTTTGATTGCTAACACTTGTGGTTGTATGAGGTTTGCTAAGGACCTAGTGGTTTTAAACAGGAAGACATTTATGATACTGTTTATTACAACCAGTTTGTATATGTGTCATTTTGGTTGGCACTCTTACTCTCCCTTTTAGTACACGACTGTATATCTGTGTCATCGAAATGTGTATTACTGATTGAGCTTTCCAAGCTTAAGTTTTTGCTTAGGTTCTCAAATTCAGAAATACATCAGTTAGATTAAATAGGAGatataactttctttaaaaaaggatgTTTATTTATCTTCAGTGAAACTCCTGCTTTAAATCACAATGTCATAACAGTAGTATGGGGTTATAAAATTACAACTTTAAAATTTTCGTGTTTtgtgaaaatgctttttaaatgcttatatcaaattgttttttctattgtttctgaggaaatttttgtttagatttttaaagtatttgttgtGTGATTTGCTCCTCAGATGCCTTATGGTGAAATTGAAGCTAAATCCATGGGATATGAGGAAGAACTACTAACTGAACCATGCTCCAAGAAATTAAAGTCTACTGAAGAGGCATATGTTTTCCCCTATCATGGTAGTGGTAATTTttacagaaagcaagagaaaactGGAAGTGATTGGACCCCTGTAACCATCACTAATGTTAGAGGACATAGTTATCCTCAGGAGGACAAAACCCAAACTACAGATTTGCTGAAACCTGCGCATGATGGGATGCCTAGTGACAGACTGGATGTTACTGAGTCTGTTGATTCACAAGTTGTACAGGATATGCATCGTCCATTGGTATCCGCAGATGATGAGATATATAGCACAAGTAAAGCATTTATAGGACCCATTTACAAACCCCCTGAGAAAAAAAAACGTAATGACAGGAGGAATCAAGCAGACACTATCAATAGTAGAGATGgcaaaagagaacaaaagaaacagaaatttaactCCAAAACATCTGAGATTGACAATGAATTGTTCCAGTTTTACAAAGAAATTGAAGAGCTTGAGAATGAAAAAGATGATTCAGAAAGTAGTTGTAAGGAACCCGAACCCTCTGAGAAACAACTCATTGCATGTTATCAGAGCCATAATAATGATCTGTTAAaatctgaagaagaaaagaaaaaatatcttagtAATGGCCTTCAACCACATTGTGATTATCAACAGTGCCTGGGGAATGAGCCAGGTGAATATCCTTGTAATGGACAAGTGATACCTACATTTTGTGACAATTCATTTACTTCCTTCAGGCCTGAGTGGCAAGCAATGCATTCTTTTGTAGTACCACAAGACCCTCATCTTCCCAATTTTAACTGTCACTTAAATATTGAAAGATTCAGTGTTCCACCAAATCCACCATCAAATATTTTCCATGCCCAGGATGACTTTGAGA encodes:
- the N4BP2L2 gene encoding NEDD4-binding protein 2-like 2 isoform X4 produces the protein MPYGEIEAKSMGYEEELLTEPCSKKLKSTEEAYVFPYHGSGNFYRKQEKTGSDWTPVTITNVRGHSYPQEDKTQTTDLLKPAHDGMPSDRLDVTESVDSQVVQDMHRPLVSADDEIYSTSKAFIGPIYKPPEKKKRNDRRNQADTINSRDGKREQKKQKFNSKTSEIDNELFQFYKEIEELENEKDDSESSCKEPEPSEKQLIACYQSHNNDLLKSEEEKKKYLSNGLQPHCDYQQCLGNEPGEYPCNGQVIPTFCDNSFTSFRPEWQAMHSFVVPQDPHLPNFNCHLNIERFSVPPNPPSNIFHAQDDFEMQNGYFVNSCHANWDCLTFDENNEYIDCSDITSSDHPSRNDYSVQDGYASNGFCETSEGYWKDPSLDECNGTDRFINQQFEEEKLHKLQKLLILLRGLPGSGKTTLSRILLGQSRDGIVFSTDDYFHHQDGYRYNVNQLGDAHDWNQNRAKQAINQGRSPVIIDNTNTQAWEMKPYVEMEE